From Planococcus halocryophilus, the proteins below share one genomic window:
- the adh gene encoding aldehyde dehydrogenase, translating to MVYAVPNTEGSKVNFKDKYENFINGEWKAPVKGQYFDNVSPVTGKKFTEIARSTAEDVELALDAAHAAKDAWGKTSVTERANALLKIADRMEQNLEMLAVAETWDNGKAVRETLNADLPLAIDHFRYFAGAIRAQEGSLSQIDNDTVAYHFHEPLGVVGQIIPWNFPILMAVWKLAPALAAGNCVVLKPAEQTPASILVLAELIGDILPPGVLNIVNGFGLETGKPLASSPRISKIAFTGETTTGRMIMQYASQNLIPVTLELGGKSPNIFFKDIMDEDDAFLDKAVEGFVMFALNQGEVCTCPSRALIQEDIYDEFMERVLKRVAAIKLGNPLDPETMMGAQASTEQMEKIQSYLDIGKQEGAEVLAGGDRNHLEGDLAEGYYIQPTVFKGHNKMRVFQEEIFGPVVSVTTFKTKEEALEIANDTLYGLGSGIWTRDTNTAYRFGRGIQAGRVWTNCYHQYPAHAAFGGYKMSGFGRENHLMMLNHYQQTKNMLVSYNENKQGFF from the coding sequence ATGGTCTATGCAGTACCTAACACAGAAGGGTCAAAAGTAAATTTTAAAGATAAGTATGAGAATTTTATAAATGGTGAGTGGAAAGCGCCTGTCAAAGGTCAATACTTTGACAACGTTTCGCCAGTTACGGGCAAGAAGTTTACTGAAATTGCGCGCTCAACTGCTGAAGATGTAGAACTAGCGCTTGACGCCGCACATGCCGCTAAAGATGCATGGGGCAAAACTTCAGTTACTGAACGTGCAAATGCACTCTTGAAAATTGCAGATCGTATGGAGCAAAACTTAGAAATGTTGGCTGTTGCCGAAACGTGGGATAACGGTAAAGCGGTACGTGAGACATTAAATGCCGATTTACCACTGGCAATCGATCATTTCCGTTACTTTGCTGGAGCTATTCGCGCACAAGAAGGCTCTTTAAGCCAAATTGATAATGATACAGTAGCATATCATTTCCATGAGCCACTTGGTGTTGTTGGTCAAATTATTCCGTGGAACTTCCCAATTTTAATGGCTGTTTGGAAACTCGCGCCAGCACTAGCTGCGGGTAACTGTGTTGTATTAAAGCCAGCTGAGCAAACTCCGGCAAGTATTCTTGTACTAGCCGAATTAATTGGCGACATTTTACCTCCAGGAGTGTTAAATATCGTGAACGGCTTTGGCCTTGAAACAGGGAAACCGCTTGCTTCAAGTCCGCGTATTAGCAAAATTGCATTTACAGGTGAAACAACTACTGGTCGTATGATCATGCAGTATGCATCACAAAACTTAATCCCAGTCACATTAGAATTGGGAGGGAAATCGCCGAACATCTTCTTTAAAGACATCATGGACGAAGACGATGCTTTCCTTGATAAAGCAGTTGAAGGTTTTGTTATGTTCGCATTAAACCAAGGTGAAGTATGTACATGTCCATCCCGTGCATTGATCCAAGAAGATATTTATGACGAATTTATGGAGCGTGTATTAAAGCGTGTAGCAGCTATTAAACTTGGAAATCCGCTTGATCCAGAAACGATGATGGGAGCACAAGCTTCTACAGAACAAATGGAGAAAATTCAATCTTACTTGGATATCGGTAAACAAGAAGGCGCTGAAGTTCTTGCAGGCGGTGATCGCAACCATTTAGAAGGCGATTTAGCAGAAGGCTACTATATCCAGCCGACAGTTTTTAAAGGGCATAATAAGATGCGTGTATTCCAAGAAGAAATTTTTGGCCCAGTCGTTTCTGTAACAACTTTTAAAACGAAAGAAGAAGCGCTTGAAATCGCTAACGATACGTTATATGGCCTAGGTTCTGGCATTTGGACACGTGATACGAATACAGCTTATCGCTTCGGACGCGGCATTCAGGCTGGACGCGTTTGGACAAACTGTTACCACCAGTACCCAGCTCACGCAGCATTTGGCGGATACAAAATGTCTGGATTTGGTCGTGAAAATCATCTTATGATGCTTAACCACTACCAACAGACAAAAAATATGCTAGTTAGTTACAACGAGAACAAGCAAGGATTCTTTTGA
- the rluF gene encoding 23S rRNA pseudouridine(2604) synthase RluF, giving the protein MRINKFLSETGITSRRGADKFIEAGRVTINGKLAELGSKVESNDEVKVDGKIIEQPKRQYVYLALNKPVGITSTTERHIEGNIVDFVNHPERIFHIGRLDKDSEGLILLTNDGDIVNEILRVENEHEKEYIVKVDMPITESFISKMEQGVEILDTKTLPAKAKKLSSYTFKLTLRQGLNRQIRRMCTALGYEVRSLQRVRIINIFLGDLPVGEWRDLTDTERTELFNQLNYTPKR; this is encoded by the coding sequence ATGCGAATCAATAAGTTTTTAAGTGAGACAGGAATTACCTCCCGCCGCGGAGCTGATAAGTTTATCGAAGCAGGTCGTGTGACTATTAATGGCAAACTTGCCGAACTTGGCAGCAAAGTTGAATCTAATGATGAAGTAAAGGTCGATGGCAAAATTATCGAACAACCAAAGCGACAATATGTTTACTTGGCGTTAAATAAACCGGTAGGCATCACGAGTACGACAGAACGTCATATCGAAGGAAATATTGTCGATTTTGTTAACCACCCCGAACGTATTTTTCATATAGGACGTTTGGATAAAGATTCAGAAGGGCTTATTCTATTGACTAATGACGGGGATATCGTCAACGAAATTTTACGTGTTGAAAATGAACATGAGAAAGAATACATCGTTAAAGTAGATATGCCGATCACTGAGTCCTTTATATCAAAAATGGAACAAGGTGTCGAAATTCTCGATACAAAAACACTTCCAGCAAAAGCTAAAAAGTTGTCTAGTTACACCTTTAAACTAACCTTACGTCAAGGTTTAAATCGCCAAATCCGCCGCATGTGTACAGCACTTGGCTACGAGGTTCGGAGTTTACAACGAGTCCGCATTATCAATATCTTTTTAGGAGATTTACCTGTTGGTGAATGGCGTGATTTGACCGATACTGAGCGGACAGAGCTGTTCAACCAACTCAATTACACACCAAAACGCTGA
- a CDS encoding DUF6904 family protein, with amino-acid sequence MLAMKSTPNHTGVKISGDYFDLDELNLAIYKMIGQEDQYYGYEGSRMRILSISHEIRCAAQGDRNVDFVFNGLHEHTMKQHELIAPDKNIYFSTEVLWPEVIYAAIALKDFVNFYQKDKEFPFWDVHIPTILRFQSLVLDCLQGHVPEEEFDAILQAFNHTGSVNDYAIQYVDLLNLKYIGMTKKQREQSLSTIAMKIAVQDQDYTAFRNQVIATASPHKKPIHEISIKAEYPDNFEW; translated from the coding sequence ATGTTAGCCATGAAAAGCACACCGAACCACACAGGTGTTAAAATTAGCGGCGATTATTTTGATTTAGATGAGTTGAACCTAGCCATCTATAAAATGATTGGACAAGAAGACCAGTATTATGGCTATGAAGGTTCTAGAATGAGAATCCTTAGTATTTCCCATGAAATTCGGTGTGCTGCTCAAGGCGACCGCAACGTGGACTTTGTTTTTAATGGACTTCATGAACATACAATGAAACAGCACGAGTTAATCGCTCCTGATAAAAACATCTACTTTTCTACTGAAGTGTTGTGGCCAGAAGTAATCTATGCGGCGATCGCTCTAAAAGACTTCGTTAACTTCTACCAAAAAGATAAAGAATTCCCGTTTTGGGATGTTCACATACCAACGATTCTTCGTTTTCAATCACTGGTTCTTGACTGTTTACAAGGGCATGTTCCAGAAGAAGAATTCGATGCAATCCTACAAGCCTTTAACCATACCGGTTCAGTAAACGATTACGCAATCCAATACGTAGACCTATTAAACTTGAAATACATCGGCATGACGAAAAAACAGCGCGAACAAAGCCTATCGACTATCGCAATGAAAATCGCGGTACAAGATCAAGATTACACAGCATTTCGCAACCAAGTAATCGCCACTGCCTCTCCACACAAAAAGCCGATACACGAAATTTCCATAAAAGCCGAATACCCAGACAACTTTGAATGGTGA
- a CDS encoding glycine betaine ABC transporter substrate-binding protein, giving the protein MKKLLFLAMIALLATVLVACGSDKEETTVEAEGAEQKTITFGVTPWTSTVPPTKVAGLILKDMGYEVVETSADAGSVYTGLSRGDLDVFMDAWVPMHQTYLDKYEDNISSTSVSYPDGETGWTVPAYMEDINTVEDLKGREDEFGNKFYGIETGAGATLESNEILEAYEFDMTQVNSSEGGMLAQAQKMMADEEPVIFYGWRPHTMFNKFDLKVLTNEKGFFETSSVEVITNNELKENAPEAYEFLSNWNISIDDVEEMIVKIEEGGDPEEVAQEWIDNNQDKVDEMLGK; this is encoded by the coding sequence ATGAAAAAATTATTATTTTTAGCAATGATTGCATTGCTAGCAACAGTTTTAGTAGCTTGTGGTTCTGATAAAGAAGAAACAACTGTAGAGGCTGAAGGTGCTGAACAAAAAACAATCACTTTCGGTGTAACACCGTGGACGAGTACTGTACCACCAACTAAAGTTGCTGGGTTAATCTTGAAAGACATGGGCTATGAAGTAGTTGAAACAAGTGCTGATGCAGGAAGTGTTTATACTGGATTGTCTCGTGGCGATCTTGATGTATTTATGGATGCGTGGGTACCGATGCACCAAACATATCTTGATAAATACGAAGACAATATTTCAAGTACTTCAGTAAGCTATCCGGACGGAGAAACAGGCTGGACAGTTCCTGCTTATATGGAAGACATCAATACAGTTGAAGATTTAAAAGGTCGTGAAGATGAATTCGGTAACAAGTTTTACGGAATTGAAACAGGAGCAGGAGCTACGCTTGAAAGTAATGAAATTCTTGAAGCTTATGAATTTGATATGACTCAAGTAAATTCTTCAGAGGGCGGTATGCTAGCTCAAGCTCAAAAAATGATGGCCGACGAAGAGCCAGTTATTTTTTACGGCTGGAGACCACATACTATGTTCAATAAGTTTGATTTGAAAGTATTGACGAACGAAAAAGGATTTTTCGAAACTTCTTCAGTTGAAGTAATCACAAATAACGAATTAAAAGAAAATGCCCCAGAAGCTTATGAATTTTTAAGTAACTGGAACATTTCAATTGATGATGTGGAAGAAATGATTGTGAAGATCGAAGAAGGCGGAGATCCTGAAGAAGTTGCACAAGAATGGATTGACAACAACCAAGACAAAGTAGATGAAATGTTAGGTAAGTAA
- a CDS encoding ABC transporter permease: protein MNYFTLPIEEWTNRFVDDWLLPVTGDFFDSISDNLRTFVDGVTNLLIVAPPELLVLILVLIAWKFSGKGLALFALLGSLYLGSVGLWEAAMQTVAIVIVSTLISVIIGIPVGILAATNKTMASIIRPILDFMQTLPSFVYLIPAILLFGLGNVPAVIATFVFATPPAVRMTTLGILQVPADVVEASKAFGSTKWQLLYKVQLPLAMPSIMAGINQTMMLALSMAVIASMIGAPGLGSVVLEGISTVNVGLGLTGGLGIVVLAIVMDRITQGLVRNK, encoded by the coding sequence ATGAATTATTTCACATTACCCATTGAAGAATGGACAAATCGATTTGTAGATGATTGGCTGCTGCCAGTTACAGGTGATTTTTTTGATAGCATTAGTGACAACCTTCGAACATTTGTTGATGGAGTAACCAATTTATTAATTGTAGCTCCTCCTGAATTACTTGTATTAATTCTTGTATTAATTGCTTGGAAATTTTCGGGCAAAGGACTCGCGTTATTTGCATTGTTAGGTAGCTTATACCTAGGGTCTGTTGGATTGTGGGAAGCAGCGATGCAAACAGTAGCGATAGTCATCGTTTCTACTTTAATATCAGTCATTATTGGTATTCCAGTTGGGATATTAGCAGCAACTAATAAAACGATGGCGAGCATTATTCGACCAATTTTGGATTTTATGCAAACATTACCAAGTTTTGTTTATTTAATACCAGCGATTTTATTATTCGGACTCGGGAATGTTCCTGCAGTTATCGCGACTTTTGTTTTCGCTACACCACCAGCGGTTCGCATGACAACACTTGGAATTCTTCAAGTTCCAGCAGACGTAGTGGAAGCATCAAAAGCTTTCGGGTCAACAAAATGGCAGTTACTTTATAAAGTTCAATTGCCACTGGCCATGCCTTCTATTATGGCCGGTATTAACCAAACAATGATGCTTGCCTTATCAATGGCAGTTATTGCATCGATGATTGGAGCTCCAGGGCTAGGCTCGGTAGTTCTTGAAGGGATATCTACTGTAAATGTTGGACTTGGTCTAACAGGCGGTTTAGGTATTGTTGTTTTAGCGATTGTGATGGATCGAATCACTCAAGGGTTAGTTCGAAATAAATAA
- a CDS encoding quaternary amine ABC transporter ATP-binding protein: MNKIEVNNLTKIFGSNPQQGLKRLLNGDQKEDILAETGMTVGVNKASFSVEAGEFFVIMGLSGSGKSTLIRLVNRLIEPTSGEVLIDGQNIVEMGKNELIETRRKKLGMVFQQFGLFPHRTVLQNVAYGLEIQGVKKEERNNRAQKSIEDVGLQGYEQSYPKELSGGMQQRVGLARALANDSDILLMDEAFSALDPLIRKEMQDELLNLQNKLGKTILFITHDLDEALKLGDRIAIMKNGEIVQVGTADEILENPANEYVSNFVKDVDRSKVLMASHVMKKPAVHMMDKSGALAAVRKMEDAGASSIFVVDKENNFKGLLTIDNAINAYKKELAIETVLIEDIHEISPDTPLNDLFGVAVEAKYPLAVIENGKLLGIVSRVSILSGLVLGKEEVATS; encoded by the coding sequence ATGAATAAGATTGAAGTGAATAACTTAACAAAAATTTTCGGCTCTAATCCCCAACAAGGATTAAAAAGACTTCTGAACGGTGATCAAAAAGAAGATATTTTAGCTGAAACTGGTATGACGGTAGGTGTTAATAAAGCTTCATTTTCAGTAGAAGCCGGCGAGTTTTTTGTCATTATGGGATTGTCAGGAAGCGGTAAATCCACATTAATCCGTTTAGTAAATAGATTGATTGAGCCGACTTCAGGTGAAGTCCTGATTGATGGCCAAAATATCGTTGAAATGGGCAAAAACGAATTAATTGAAACCAGACGAAAAAAACTAGGTATGGTATTTCAACAGTTTGGATTATTTCCACATCGCACGGTTTTACAAAACGTTGCTTACGGTCTTGAAATTCAAGGCGTCAAAAAAGAAGAACGTAATAATCGCGCACAAAAGTCGATAGAAGACGTTGGCTTACAAGGATACGAACAAAGTTATCCAAAAGAATTGAGTGGGGGAATGCAACAGCGTGTTGGATTAGCGCGAGCACTTGCCAATGATTCTGATATTCTATTGATGGACGAGGCATTTAGTGCACTGGATCCATTAATTCGTAAAGAAATGCAAGATGAATTACTGAATCTACAGAACAAATTAGGAAAGACGATTTTGTTCATTACACATGATTTGGATGAAGCATTGAAATTAGGAGACCGTATCGCCATTATGAAAAACGGTGAAATTGTTCAAGTAGGAACAGCCGATGAAATATTGGAAAACCCTGCAAATGAATATGTTTCGAACTTTGTTAAAGATGTCGATCGCTCGAAAGTGCTTATGGCTTCTCATGTTATGAAAAAACCAGCAGTTCATATGATGGATAAGAGTGGTGCGTTAGCAGCTGTTCGAAAGATGGAAGATGCAGGAGCTTCAAGTATCTTTGTAGTAGACAAAGAAAACAACTTCAAAGGATTACTAACAATTGATAATGCCATCAATGCTTATAAAAAAGAGCTGGCAATTGAAACGGTATTAATAGAAGATATTCATGAGATTTCTCCAGATACCCCTTTAAATGACCTCTTTGGTGTGGCTGTCGAAGCGAAATATCCACTGGCAGTAATTGAGAACGGAAAATTACTTGGAATTGTATCACGGGTTTCTATTCTTTCCGGCTTAGTCTTAGGGAAAGAAGAGGTGGCTACCTCATGA
- a CDS encoding thioesterase family protein: MSCVVESSFLYEEKVQSDWVDYNGHMNDAAYAKVFSQATDRFIDFLGLTEDARNQLNYTIFTLETHLCYLKEVHEHDSLAIEVRLLDSDAKRLHTFLSMSNSDGELVATSEQMWMGMDSAQGKPAPFPQTIATTIQRLTIEQKELPIPKQAGKKIGFR, encoded by the coding sequence ATGAGTTGTGTGGTGGAATCATCTTTTCTATACGAAGAAAAGGTTCAAAGTGATTGGGTTGATTACAATGGCCACATGAACGATGCAGCCTATGCAAAAGTATTCAGCCAAGCAACAGATCGTTTTATCGATTTTTTAGGATTAACTGAGGATGCTCGGAATCAGCTCAATTACACCATCTTTACTCTTGAAACACATTTATGTTATTTGAAAGAAGTACACGAACATGACAGCTTAGCGATTGAGGTCAGGTTGTTGGATAGCGATGCAAAAAGGTTGCATACCTTTCTTTCAATGTCCAACTCAGATGGTGAGCTAGTCGCCACAAGTGAGCAAATGTGGATGGGGATGGATTCTGCTCAAGGAAAACCAGCACCATTTCCACAAACGATAGCTACGACAATACAAAGACTTACTATAGAACAAAAAGAGTTGCCGATACCAAAACAAGCAGGTAAAAAAATCGGTTTTCGTTGA
- a CDS encoding L-carnitine dehydrogenase: protein MNEHVQEFKKIAVVGTGVIGNGWIARFLAQGFDVVAFDPAEGAEERTQKALDQAWPSLEKIGLAVGADRNRLIFVSTIEEAVCDADLIQENVPEREDLKKSVLASIDTYAKANAIIGSSTSGIMPSVLQEGLKHPERLIVAHPFNPVYILPLVELVAGSKTDANIVNRAKNFYASVGMKPLIIQKEIEGHLADRLMEALWREALHLVNDGVATTEEVDAAIVYGAGLRWAQMGPFLTFHLAGGEKGMRHMLEQFGPALKLPWTKLEAPELTDELKEKVIKGCESHANDTTIAELENKRNAFLVELLDLVESYWPETTAAK, encoded by the coding sequence ATGAACGAACATGTGCAGGAGTTTAAAAAAATCGCCGTAGTTGGAACGGGCGTAATCGGAAACGGCTGGATAGCACGCTTTCTAGCTCAAGGTTTTGATGTAGTTGCATTCGATCCTGCAGAAGGCGCAGAAGAACGAACGCAAAAAGCGTTAGATCAAGCATGGCCTTCCCTAGAGAAGATCGGATTGGCAGTAGGTGCCGATCGAAACCGTTTGATTTTTGTATCGACGATTGAAGAAGCCGTTTGTGATGCTGATTTAATCCAAGAAAACGTACCTGAACGAGAAGACTTGAAAAAATCTGTCCTAGCAAGCATTGATACATATGCGAAAGCGAATGCGATTATTGGATCGAGTACATCAGGAATCATGCCAAGCGTTTTACAAGAAGGATTAAAACACCCTGAACGGTTGATTGTAGCTCATCCATTTAACCCAGTATATATTTTGCCACTAGTTGAACTAGTAGCAGGCAGTAAGACGGATGCGAATATTGTAAATCGTGCTAAAAACTTCTACGCAAGCGTGGGAATGAAACCATTAATCATCCAAAAAGAAATTGAAGGTCACTTGGCTGATCGGTTGATGGAAGCGCTATGGCGTGAAGCATTGCACCTTGTAAATGACGGAGTTGCTACTACGGAAGAAGTAGACGCTGCTATTGTTTACGGAGCAGGTCTCCGTTGGGCTCAAATGGGTCCATTTCTTACATTCCATCTTGCTGGCGGTGAAAAAGGAATGCGTCATATGCTCGAGCAATTTGGCCCCGCATTAAAACTACCTTGGACCAAGCTCGAAGCGCCTGAACTAACAGATGAACTAAAAGAGAAAGTGATTAAGGGTTGTGAAAGTCATGCAAATGATACCACAATTGCTGAATTAGAAAACAAACGTAATGCTTTCTTAGTCGAACTACTGGATTTGGTCGAATCTTATTGGCCAGAAACAACAGCAGCCAAGTAA
- a CDS encoding 3-keto-5-aminohexanoate cleavage protein → MTQKVLLTAAVTGAGATVDKNKYVPVTPKEIADSAIESAKAGATVAHVHARDPKTGGISHNLDHYKEIIERIRESETDVIINITSGGGGDFIPNLSNPSTGGEGTDMQTPKERHEPVGSLLPEMCTLDCGSVNFGNMVYMSPTEWLREQARLIQESGVKPELECFDTGHIRFAKQLIAEGLIDGDPMFQFCLGIPWGAEADEETMMYMKNRLPENAHWSAFGIGRMQMPILEMAAQYGGNVRVGLEDNLYLGKGVFARNEQLVDQAVTKLHASNVEVMTPQEARIYFNLRNPYGGGK, encoded by the coding sequence ATGACACAAAAAGTTTTACTAACAGCAGCGGTAACAGGAGCTGGAGCCACCGTTGACAAGAACAAATATGTTCCTGTCACTCCAAAAGAAATTGCAGATTCAGCAATCGAATCGGCAAAAGCTGGCGCAACGGTTGCACATGTTCATGCGCGTGATCCTAAAACAGGTGGCATTAGCCATAATTTAGATCATTACAAAGAAATTATCGAACGCATTCGTGAATCTGAAACGGATGTAATTATTAACATTACTTCAGGAGGGGGAGGGGATTTTATCCCTAACCTTTCAAACCCATCAACTGGTGGAGAAGGAACAGATATGCAAACGCCTAAAGAGAGACACGAACCGGTTGGCAGTTTGCTTCCGGAAATGTGTACGCTAGATTGTGGGAGTGTCAATTTCGGCAATATGGTTTACATGAGTCCAACTGAATGGTTACGTGAACAAGCAAGACTGATACAAGAAAGTGGCGTAAAGCCTGAACTAGAGTGTTTTGATACGGGACATATTCGCTTTGCAAAACAATTGATCGCTGAAGGCTTGATTGATGGCGATCCAATGTTCCAATTCTGTCTAGGTATCCCTTGGGGAGCTGAAGCGGATGAAGAAACGATGATGTATATGAAAAATCGTCTTCCAGAAAATGCTCATTGGTCAGCATTTGGTATTGGTCGGATGCAAATGCCGATTTTGGAAATGGCTGCACAGTATGGCGGAAACGTCCGTGTGGGACTTGAAGACAATCTATATTTAGGAAAAGGCGTTTTTGCACGTAATGAACAACTTGTTGATCAAGCTGTGACCAAATTACACGCATCAAATGTGGAAGTAATGACACCTCAGGAAGCACGTATTTACTTTAACTTGCGAAACCCTTATGGAGGTGGGAAATAA
- a CDS encoding TetR/AcrR family transcriptional regulator, translated as MARATRKIEILHAASKIVSDRGIFNLTLEAVAIEAGVSKGGLLYHFPSKEALVKGMVDHLAANYRDKIAASVEESTEERGKWISSYADVTFNNPYPNKEMHAGLLAAKAVNSDLLDPIRDLYNEWQASIEDDGIDPIKATVIRLATDGIWLSELFDIHHLGEDKKKEIYLKLKDWINE; from the coding sequence ATGGCCAGAGCAACCAGAAAAATCGAGATTCTTCATGCAGCATCAAAAATCGTCAGTGACCGTGGTATTTTTAATTTGACATTAGAAGCAGTTGCGATTGAAGCAGGAGTTAGTAAAGGTGGATTGCTTTATCATTTTCCATCTAAAGAAGCATTAGTTAAAGGAATGGTAGATCATTTAGCTGCGAATTACCGAGATAAAATTGCTGCTTCTGTAGAAGAATCCACAGAAGAACGTGGCAAATGGATTAGTTCATACGCAGATGTGACATTTAATAATCCTTATCCAAACAAAGAGATGCATGCGGGCTTATTAGCTGCAAAAGCTGTGAATTCTGATTTACTAGATCCAATCCGAGATCTTTACAACGAATGGCAGGCTTCAATTGAAGATGATGGAATTGATCCTATAAAAGCAACGGTTATCCGTTTGGCGACAGATGGAATTTGGTTATCCGAGCTTTTTGATATCCATCATTTAGGAGAAGATAAGAAAAAAGAAATCTATTTGAAATTGAAAGATTGGATAAATGAGTAA
- a CDS encoding CBS domain-containing protein, with product MRIEEIMTTDVETCMPESTLQEVASIMREINVGAIPICEKGRLIGIVTDRDIVIRGLAEQLPSDTAIAEILSEEVITGTTDLSVEQAVELMTVNKIRRLPIVENNRMIGIISWCDLAITTHSTTHSEKDAIIKNSKLE from the coding sequence ATGAGAATCGAAGAAATCATGACAACAGATGTCGAAACGTGTATGCCTGAATCAACGCTTCAGGAAGTTGCCTCGATTATGCGTGAAATAAATGTAGGTGCGATTCCCATCTGTGAAAAAGGTCGTTTAATTGGGATTGTTACAGATAGAGATATCGTTATCCGAGGGTTAGCTGAACAACTTCCAAGTGACACCGCCATTGCGGAAATTTTGTCGGAAGAAGTCATTACAGGTACAACCGATTTAAGTGTTGAACAGGCGGTTGAATTAATGACTGTAAACAAAATTCGCCGACTACCAATTGTCGAAAATAATCGCATGATTGGCATCATTTCTTGGTGCGATTTAGCGATAACTACACACTCAACAACGCATTCCGAGAAAGATGCTATTATTAAAAACTCTAAATTGGAATAG
- a CDS encoding amino acid ABC transporter ATP-binding protein, with product MIIGENIHKSFGDLEVLKGVDLHVKPQEVVVLVGVSGSGKSTLLRCFNFLEMINEGKITIDGHTVNPKKDNLTNIRAEVGMVFQHFNLFPHKTVLENVIEAPITVKKMKKEKAKALGMELLKKVGLEDKAHVYPSKLSGGQKQRVAIARSLAMEPKVMLFDEPTSALDPELVGEVLQVMKQLAEEGMTMVVVTHEMKFAKEVADRIIMIDKGTIIESADPKNFFENPQNERTKQFIQLVE from the coding sequence ATGATTATTGGAGAAAACATTCATAAATCCTTTGGTGACCTCGAGGTGCTGAAAGGCGTAGACCTTCATGTTAAGCCCCAAGAAGTGGTTGTGCTAGTTGGAGTCAGTGGCTCCGGTAAAAGTACGCTTCTCAGATGCTTTAACTTTCTTGAGATGATCAATGAAGGGAAAATTACCATTGATGGTCATACGGTAAATCCAAAAAAAGATAATTTGACAAACATACGTGCCGAAGTCGGCATGGTGTTCCAACATTTCAACTTATTTCCTCATAAGACGGTATTGGAAAATGTAATCGAAGCACCAATTACCGTTAAAAAGATGAAAAAGGAAAAAGCGAAAGCTTTAGGAATGGAATTATTGAAAAAAGTAGGTTTGGAAGATAAAGCACATGTCTATCCAAGCAAGTTATCAGGCGGACAAAAACAGCGCGTCGCTATTGCAAGGTCTCTTGCAATGGAGCCAAAGGTTATGTTGTTTGATGAGCCAACTTCGGCATTAGATCCAGAATTAGTTGGCGAGGTGCTTCAAGTTATGAAGCAACTAGCCGAAGAAGGCATGACAATGGTAGTCGTCACTCATGAGATGAAATTCGCTAAAGAAGTAGCGGATCGCATTATCATGATTGATAAAGGGACGATTATTGAATCGGCAGATCCAAAAAATTTCTTTGAAAACCCGCAAAATGAACGAACAAAACAATTTATACAATTGGTGGAATAA